One window from the genome of Echinicola vietnamensis DSM 17526 encodes:
- a CDS encoding SusC/RagA family TonB-linked outer membrane protein produces MAKLLSNFKLGVALLCLMASTLIPLSFAFGQSIQVTGKVTDADNGESIPGASISQKGTTKGTITDLDGNYSIEVSEGATLVFSFIGYSTQEVPVSGQSTIDVSMKTDIKGLEEVVVVGYGTQKKQDLTGAVSVVKMEEMTQQPSPQLTSQLQGRVSGVTITGSGQPGQAPEIKIRGVNTFGNNTPLFIVDGVPTPNINDINPNDVETMQVLKDAGAASIYGSRAANGVIIVTTKKGRGDVKVNYNMYIGSQQVQGGNPWDILSSQEMADLKFMALRNTNPGGTINDDQYGSGPDPVLPNYIAPVGAQTVDESLYNVNPYYTDPQALDNFYRIVEANKTGTNWFQEIFSPARIQSHNLSVNGGSDRANYFFSMSYFDQQGTLNNTYLKRYTIRSNTSYNVTDNIRIGENLTYSISENPTIDNLTEGSAIGMAFRQQPIIPVYDIMGNFAGSFGSGLGNAKNPVAIQERTKNNRGVASRLFGNVFAEVDFLEHFTARTSFGGQYYSNTYNRFQFPEYENSENLNVNQYTEGSNFNFNYTWTNTLTYKREFNEQHDLTVLLGTEAYRNNGRNMEAFTQGYFSFDPDYVTLTNGSGTQQHSSSVYKDALFSLFGRVDYTYNDKYILSATVRRDGSSRFLNEQYGVFPAVSAGWRISEESFMPENGWIDDLKLRGGYGQMGNQLNVAPGNAYSTYEGNRNASYYPIDGSNSTIQEGFQEQRIGNPDAKWERNINSNIGIDASFWQGKVQLTLDYYNKTVDDLLYNPEVIGTQGAAEPPYINIAKMTNKGFDMDASTYFILAPDLTFTTTLSFTTYSNEIVKIADGVPYFDQEGRRFNGSNIIRNQVGHPVSEFFGYQVVGFWNSEQEISDANASAAEATGDAEAVYQDGIGLGRFKYQDTNGDGVITPDDRTPLGNPNPKFTYGINLGLEYRNWDFSMFLYGVSGNDIWNNVKWWTDFYSSFQGAKSHTALYDSWTPENMNATAPIQETTGSFSTAGVPNSYFVENGSYLRARQTQIGYTFNQSFLDRYHIGGLRLYAQAANLFTITNYSGLDPEISGGTTSFGIDEGQYPNQRQFIFGLNLTF; encoded by the coding sequence ATGGCTAAATTATTATCCAATTTTAAATTGGGGGTGGCACTGCTATGCCTTATGGCAAGCACATTAATTCCCCTTTCATTCGCTTTCGGGCAGTCAATACAAGTGACTGGAAAAGTCACCGATGCCGACAACGGGGAATCCATCCCCGGCGCAAGTATTTCCCAAAAAGGCACCACAAAAGGCACCATCACCGACCTTGATGGCAATTATTCCATTGAAGTAAGCGAAGGCGCTACCTTGGTTTTTTCCTTTATTGGCTACTCCACACAAGAAGTCCCTGTCAGTGGTCAATCCACCATAGACGTCTCCATGAAAACAGACATCAAAGGATTGGAAGAAGTGGTCGTAGTGGGCTATGGAACGCAAAAAAAGCAGGACCTTACCGGTGCTGTTTCCGTTGTGAAAATGGAGGAGATGACCCAACAGCCCAGCCCTCAGCTTACCAGTCAGCTCCAAGGAAGGGTCTCCGGGGTAACCATCACCGGCTCAGGCCAGCCTGGACAAGCTCCTGAAATCAAAATCAGGGGTGTAAACACCTTCGGGAACAATACGCCGCTTTTTATCGTCGATGGTGTCCCCACGCCAAACATCAACGACATCAATCCCAATGATGTAGAGACCATGCAAGTCCTCAAAGATGCAGGCGCCGCCTCTATTTATGGGTCCAGAGCTGCCAATGGAGTCATTATCGTGACCACCAAAAAAGGAAGGGGAGACGTCAAGGTCAATTACAACATGTACATCGGCTCCCAGCAAGTACAAGGAGGCAATCCATGGGACATTCTTTCGTCACAGGAAATGGCCGATCTCAAATTCATGGCACTGAGAAACACCAATCCAGGCGGAACCATCAATGACGATCAGTATGGCAGTGGCCCTGATCCGGTACTGCCAAATTATATTGCACCGGTAGGTGCACAAACGGTCGATGAATCCTTGTATAATGTCAATCCTTATTACACGGATCCCCAAGCACTGGATAATTTCTACCGAATAGTGGAAGCCAACAAAACCGGCACCAACTGGTTTCAAGAAATCTTCTCTCCTGCACGCATTCAAAGCCACAACCTCTCTGTGAACGGCGGAAGTGATAGGGCCAACTATTTCTTCTCCATGAGCTATTTTGATCAGCAAGGAACGCTCAACAATACTTACCTGAAACGGTACACCATTCGGTCAAACACTTCTTATAATGTGACCGATAATATTCGTATTGGTGAAAACCTGACCTATTCCATTTCCGAAAACCCCACTATCGACAACCTTACCGAGGGGAGTGCTATCGGCATGGCCTTTAGGCAGCAGCCCATCATCCCTGTCTATGACATCATGGGGAATTTTGCCGGATCCTTCGGATCAGGTTTAGGAAACGCTAAAAACCCGGTAGCCATCCAGGAAAGAACCAAAAACAATCGGGGTGTGGCCTCAAGGCTTTTTGGAAATGTATTTGCCGAAGTGGACTTCTTGGAGCACTTTACAGCCAGGACCAGCTTTGGTGGCCAGTATTACAGCAATACCTACAACCGCTTCCAATTTCCGGAATACGAAAACTCCGAAAACCTCAATGTCAATCAATATACGGAAGGGTCAAATTTCAACTTTAATTATACCTGGACCAACACCCTTACCTACAAAAGGGAATTCAACGAGCAGCATGACTTGACAGTCCTACTGGGCACTGAAGCCTACCGAAACAATGGCCGCAACATGGAGGCATTTACGCAGGGTTATTTTTCCTTCGATCCGGATTATGTGACCCTCACCAATGGTTCCGGCACCCAACAACATTCCAGTTCTGTGTATAAAGACGCCCTATTTTCCCTATTTGGCCGAGTGGATTACACCTATAACGATAAATACATCCTCAGCGCCACCGTCAGAAGGGACGGGTCTTCCCGTTTCCTAAACGAACAATATGGTGTCTTTCCAGCCGTCAGTGCTGGATGGAGAATATCGGAAGAGTCCTTTATGCCAGAAAATGGGTGGATCGATGATCTCAAACTACGCGGTGGATATGGTCAAATGGGAAATCAGCTAAATGTGGCTCCTGGCAACGCCTACTCTACCTATGAAGGCAATCGAAATGCCTCCTACTATCCTATCGATGGTAGCAACTCGACGATACAAGAAGGTTTTCAAGAACAACGAATCGGGAATCCTGATGCCAAGTGGGAACGAAACATTAACTCCAACATCGGGATAGACGCCAGCTTCTGGCAGGGCAAAGTGCAACTGACCTTGGATTACTATAATAAAACAGTGGACGATTTGCTCTACAACCCAGAAGTAATCGGCACCCAAGGTGCTGCTGAACCTCCTTACATCAACATCGCCAAGATGACCAACAAAGGGTTTGACATGGACGCCAGCACGTACTTTATCTTGGCTCCAGACCTGACGTTTACGACTACCCTTTCATTTACTACCTACAGCAATGAAATCGTGAAAATTGCAGACGGTGTTCCTTATTTTGACCAAGAAGGAAGAAGGTTTAACGGAAGCAACATCATCCGAAACCAAGTGGGACACCCGGTGAGTGAATTTTTCGGGTATCAAGTAGTCGGATTCTGGAATTCGGAACAAGAAATCAGCGATGCAAATGCCTCCGCAGCAGAAGCCACTGGTGATGCTGAAGCCGTTTATCAAGACGGCATTGGCTTAGGGAGGTTTAAGTATCAGGACACCAATGGTGATGGCGTCATCACACCGGACGACAGAACTCCACTGGGCAATCCAAACCCGAAATTCACTTACGGGATAAACCTTGGTTTGGAGTATCGCAATTGGGATTTCAGCATGTTCCTTTATGGTGTCAGCGGGAATGACATCTGGAACAACGTCAAGTGGTGGACGGATTTTTACAGTTCTTTCCAAGGAGCCAAAAGCCACACTGCCCTTTACGACTCTTGGACACCTGAAAACATGAACGCAACGGCACCTATCCAAGAAACGACAGGCTCATTCAGTACCGCTGGCGTACCCAATTCCTATTTCGTGGAAAACGGCAGCTACCTCCGGGCCAGGCAAACCCAAATTGGATACACCTTTAACCAATCATTCCTAGACCGTTACCATATCGGAGGGCTACGGCTTTATGCACAGGCAGCCAACCTGTTTACGATCACCAATTACTCCGGACTGGATCCTGAGATTTCCGGTGGCACCACTAGTTTTGGAATTGACGAGGGACAGTACCCCAATCAACGTCAATTTATCTTTGGCCTTAACTTAACGTTCTAA
- a CDS encoding RagB/SusD family nutrient uptake outer membrane protein, with amino-acid sequence MKYATIKYFILGMLLIGTLPSCSDEFLDQPALGALGDDVLATRDGVNKLLIGAYAALDGQGEGGTDALGGGNGWEAAPENWIYGTVAGGEASKGSFAGDQPAIDPIVNFYSSPSNGFFNTKWKATFEGIKRTNNVLKLLPNVPELTDSERQDIAGQARFLRGHFYFELKKMFNMVPWIDETTEDPNQPNDQDIWPMIEADFQFAYENLPPTQPEFARANKWAAAAYLGKTYLYQKKYQEANTIFKEVIASGVNPAGTKYALLDNFSDNFDAAKENNAETVFDIQMVANSGTGTISNSNSGNMLNFPYNSPFRCCGFYQPTQDLVNSFKTDPATGLPYLENYNQNPVKSDMGITSAQAFDPYTGSLDPRLDWTVGRRGVPYHDWGHHPGQSWVRDQTYGGPYAPKKTIYWQATQNLYADQSSWAPGTAINVHIIRFADIILMCAETEAHLGNLMEAMNLVNQIRERAMNPDGYLKTYIDESAPMDGFTNTPAANYTIELYTAAQFGSQEDALKAIYFERKLELAMEGHRFFDLVRWEIAEQELNAYFDYQGSITQDVKDGSFSAPKNNYYPIPQRQIDLSVKDGEPMLKQNPGYN; translated from the coding sequence ATGAAATACGCAACTATCAAATATTTTATACTGGGCATGCTACTCATCGGTACGCTGCCATCATGCTCGGATGAATTCCTGGACCAACCGGCCTTGGGAGCATTGGGCGATGACGTCTTGGCCACCCGAGACGGGGTAAACAAACTGCTGATCGGTGCTTACGCCGCCCTCGACGGACAGGGTGAAGGCGGTACGGATGCGCTGGGCGGGGGAAATGGCTGGGAAGCTGCCCCTGAAAACTGGATCTATGGAACCGTAGCTGGAGGCGAAGCTTCCAAGGGAAGTTTTGCCGGTGACCAGCCCGCCATTGACCCGATTGTCAACTTCTATTCCAGCCCTTCCAATGGGTTCTTCAACACCAAATGGAAAGCCACTTTCGAGGGCATAAAAAGGACAAACAATGTTCTTAAGCTCCTTCCCAATGTACCTGAACTCACCGACAGTGAACGGCAGGACATTGCTGGGCAGGCCCGGTTTCTTCGCGGCCATTTCTATTTTGAACTGAAGAAAATGTTCAACATGGTCCCTTGGATCGATGAAACCACCGAAGACCCCAACCAACCCAACGACCAGGACATCTGGCCAATGATCGAAGCAGACTTTCAGTTTGCCTACGAAAACCTGCCTCCTACACAGCCCGAGTTTGCGCGCGCAAACAAATGGGCCGCGGCAGCTTACCTTGGAAAGACTTACTTGTACCAGAAAAAATACCAAGAAGCCAATACCATCTTCAAGGAGGTCATTGCCTCAGGGGTGAATCCAGCGGGGACCAAATATGCATTATTGGATAATTTCTCCGACAACTTTGATGCTGCCAAGGAGAATAATGCGGAAACGGTATTTGACATCCAGATGGTAGCCAATTCAGGGACCGGAACCATTTCCAACTCCAACTCAGGCAACATGCTCAATTTCCCGTACAACAGCCCTTTCAGGTGTTGCGGCTTTTACCAACCTACCCAAGATTTGGTGAATTCATTTAAGACAGATCCTGCCACAGGACTGCCTTATCTGGAAAACTACAACCAAAATCCTGTCAAATCAGACATGGGCATCACCTCCGCACAGGCATTCGACCCGTATACCGGATCATTGGATCCCAGGCTAGACTGGACTGTCGGAAGAAGAGGGGTACCTTACCATGACTGGGGACATCACCCTGGACAAAGCTGGGTCAGGGACCAAACGTACGGCGGCCCCTATGCCCCCAAGAAAACCATTTACTGGCAAGCCACCCAAAACCTGTATGCAGACCAAAGCTCATGGGCTCCAGGCACGGCCATTAATGTTCACATCATCCGCTTTGCGGACATTATCTTGATGTGTGCCGAGACAGAGGCCCACCTTGGAAATTTGATGGAAGCCATGAACCTGGTAAACCAAATCCGGGAACGCGCGATGAACCCTGACGGCTACCTCAAAACGTACATAGATGAAAGTGCTCCGATGGATGGCTTCACCAATACTCCTGCTGCCAATTACACCATCGAACTGTACACTGCAGCCCAGTTTGGCAGCCAGGAAGACGCCCTGAAGGCCATCTATTTCGAACGGAAACTGGAACTGGCCATGGAAGGTCACCGCTTCTTTGACCTGGTAAGGTGGGAAATCGCGGAGCAAGAGCTAAATGCTTATTTTGATTACCAAGGAAGCATTACCCAGGATGTAAAAGATGGAAGTTTCAGCGCTCCCAAAAACAATTACTACCCTATCCCTCAGCGTCAAATTGACCTGAGCGTAAAGGATGGAGAGCCGATGCTCAAGCAAAATCCAGGATATAACTAA
- a CDS encoding Gfo/Idh/MocA family protein gives MEKPKKSIDQHSRRNFIKNAALASSALIVPRHVLGGVGFTAPSDQLNIAAIGAGGKGASDIKNASVNGRERVVALCDVDFSGSASQSVKNFPNAKLYADFREMLEKEKDIDAVTISTPDHVHGPAAAFAMERGKHVYVQKPMTHNIREARLLTQMAREQKVVTQMGNQGGSNPLLNLVQQWIDSDKLGKISKVEIWTNRPVWPQGNAFPQPDPSKKPDDLAWDLWLGPSPKIPYTPNLHPFNWRGWWDYGTGALGDVGCHLVDIPYRTLGLHYPKSAECSVGAVYTKMWTPDYHPEGCPASSFISLKFDATEKSKSPIEMTWSDGGIRPAHPDIIPADHDIGGTDSANGVLIIGEKGIISTNINDSSPLMPKLYLNDGTTEFGPQTEDFPEPEYGHQRKWVDACKAGFGSKEHNELTSSFDYAGPMTETVLMGNLAIRSYMLRRENSNGGMEYFGRKKLLWDGDNMQITNLEEANQYVGRTYRDGWKV, from the coding sequence ATGGAAAAACCTAAAAAATCCATCGATCAACACTCGAGAAGAAATTTCATTAAGAACGCTGCCTTGGCTTCTTCAGCCCTTATCGTGCCCCGTCACGTGTTAGGAGGTGTGGGCTTTACTGCACCCAGTGACCAGCTGAACATCGCTGCCATTGGTGCTGGAGGAAAAGGAGCCAGCGATATCAAGAATGCGTCTGTCAATGGCCGTGAAAGGGTCGTGGCACTTTGTGATGTAGACTTTTCCGGTTCGGCTTCCCAGTCGGTAAAGAATTTCCCCAATGCCAAGTTGTATGCTGACTTCAGGGAAATGTTGGAAAAGGAAAAGGACATCGATGCCGTCACGATTTCCACACCAGACCACGTACATGGTCCTGCGGCGGCCTTTGCAATGGAGCGGGGCAAGCACGTATATGTCCAAAAGCCCATGACCCACAATATTCGTGAGGCCAGGTTGCTTACCCAAATGGCCCGCGAACAAAAAGTCGTTACCCAAATGGGAAACCAAGGCGGCTCTAACCCGCTATTGAACTTGGTGCAACAATGGATTGACTCCGACAAGCTGGGCAAAATTTCCAAAGTGGAAATCTGGACCAACCGTCCTGTTTGGCCTCAGGGAAATGCTTTTCCTCAGCCAGATCCAAGTAAGAAACCTGATGATCTCGCTTGGGACCTATGGCTCGGACCATCTCCTAAAATACCTTACACGCCAAACTTACATCCCTTCAACTGGCGAGGTTGGTGGGATTACGGTACGGGTGCATTAGGAGATGTAGGATGTCACTTGGTGGACATACCTTACCGTACCTTGGGACTGCATTACCCTAAATCTGCTGAATGTAGCGTAGGAGCGGTGTATACCAAAATGTGGACACCGGATTATCACCCTGAAGGATGTCCTGCTTCCTCTTTTATTTCGTTGAAGTTTGATGCTACAGAGAAGAGTAAATCTCCTATTGAAATGACTTGGAGTGATGGTGGTATTCGTCCTGCACACCCTGATATTATCCCTGCAGACCATGATATCGGAGGAACAGACAGTGCCAATGGCGTTTTGATCATTGGTGAAAAGGGAATCATTTCTACCAATATCAACGATAGTAGTCCGCTAATGCCAAAACTATACCTCAACGACGGCACCACTGAGTTTGGTCCCCAGACGGAGGATTTTCCAGAGCCTGAATATGGCCATCAGCGCAAGTGGGTGGATGCCTGTAAAGCAGGATTCGGAAGCAAAGAGCATAATGAGCTGACATCTTCGTTTGACTATGCTGGCCCGATGACTGAAACGGTCCTAATGGGTAACCTGGCCATTCGAAGCTATATGCTCAGAAGGGAAAATAGTAATGGAGGAATGGAGTATTTTGGCAGAAAGAAACTGCTTTGGGATGGTGACAACATGCAAATCACCAATCTTGAAGAAGCCAACCAGTACGTAGGCCGAACCTATCGAGACGGCTGGAAAGTGTAA